In Agrobacterium sp. RAC06, a single window of DNA contains:
- the ybgC gene encoding tol-pal system-associated acyl-CoA thioesterase: MSSMEISLSGRLTADGHHLIQRVYYEDTDFSGAVYHARYLHFMERARTDYLRCLGVEQSTLFETSDEGLAFMVHRMEIDFKAPARMDDIITVVTRTEKAGGAKMILQQEIRRTDQLLIAAKVVIAVVNRNGRPRRLPDDLARQFLT, translated from the coding sequence ATGTCTTCGATGGAAATATCGCTCTCCGGCAGACTGACAGCAGACGGCCATCACCTGATCCAGAGGGTCTACTACGAAGACACCGATTTTTCCGGTGCCGTCTATCATGCCCGTTACCTCCATTTCATGGAGCGCGCCCGGACCGACTATCTGCGCTGTCTCGGTGTCGAGCAATCGACCCTTTTCGAGACATCCGACGAAGGCCTCGCTTTCATGGTTCATCGGATGGAGATCGATTTCAAAGCCCCTGCCCGCATGGATGACATCATCACTGTCGTGACGCGAACGGAGAAGGCCGGGGGCGCCAAGATGATCCTGCAACAGGAGATCCGCCGCACGGATCAGTTGCTGATCGCGGCAAAGGTCGTGATCGCTGTCGTCAATCGCAACGGCCGCCCCAGACGCCTGCCGGACGATCTCGCCAGGCAGTTCCTCACCTGA
- a CDS encoding DinB family protein has translation MSALRFVRKLAYANMLANDRLHEAVSQLEVGELEAPRTGFFPSLVATLNHILIIDWFYVDALEGGDLGPKAWAAQIPFPDRAELRAAQLASDRRLLAFCLALNHENLDRPVSIHRGGRIQVERCDDVLSHLFQHQTHHRGQTHAMLAGTSIEPPQIDEFIVADDAASRSDVLQRLGITEAQVMNPGEA, from the coding sequence ATGAGCGCCCTTCGCTTCGTCCGCAAGCTCGCCTATGCCAACATGCTGGCCAATGATCGCCTGCATGAGGCAGTCTCGCAGCTGGAGGTCGGAGAACTCGAGGCACCCCGCACGGGCTTCTTTCCCTCACTCGTGGCAACACTCAATCATATCCTGATCATCGACTGGTTCTATGTCGACGCGCTTGAAGGCGGTGATCTTGGCCCGAAGGCATGGGCCGCTCAGATCCCGTTTCCGGACCGGGCCGAACTCCGCGCGGCGCAATTGGCATCCGACCGGCGGCTGCTCGCCTTTTGTTTGGCCCTGAACCATGAAAACCTCGACCGCCCTGTGAGTATTCACCGCGGAGGGCGCATCCAGGTGGAGCGCTGCGACGACGTGCTCTCCCACCTCTTCCAGCACCAGACCCATCATCGCGGCCAGACCCATGCCATGCTGGCCGGCACCAGCATCGAGCCACCACAGATCGACGAGTTCATCGTAGCCGATGACGCGGCAAGTCGTTCGGATGTTCTTCAGCGTCTCGGGATAACAGAAGCGCAGGTCATGAACCCGGGCGAAGCCTGA
- a CDS encoding NUDIX hydrolase, translated as MSKRTLITIKDGKRRFNHRIAGLAFRDGHVLVHRATHETFWTFPGGRAEIGETSSETLVREMQEELGVTAEVRELLWIVENFFDYEQKAWHELGLYYRMEVPEVFPFHATDIIHRNEDGKNSLEFKWVPATRDALIALDIPPYFIADEIECLPASPKHIVWHDGDLDQS; from the coding sequence GTGTCGAAACGCACACTGATCACCATCAAGGACGGCAAGCGGCGATTCAACCATCGCATAGCGGGCCTTGCCTTCCGCGACGGCCATGTGCTGGTCCACCGCGCCACCCATGAGACCTTCTGGACCTTTCCGGGCGGCCGAGCAGAGATCGGTGAGACCTCGTCTGAGACGCTGGTGCGTGAAATGCAGGAGGAGCTGGGTGTGACCGCAGAGGTCCGCGAGCTGCTCTGGATCGTCGAAAACTTCTTCGACTACGAACAGAAGGCCTGGCACGAACTCGGGCTCTACTATCGGATGGAGGTCCCCGAGGTCTTCCCCTTTCACGCGACCGACATCATCCATCGAAACGAGGACGGCAAGAACAGCCTTGAGTTTAAATGGGTGCCGGCCACGCGGGATGCGCTGATCGCACTCGACATCCCGCCCTATTTTATCGCCGACGAGATCGAGTGCCTGCCGGCGTCCCCGAAACACATCGTCTGGCACGACGGGGATCTTGACCAGTCATGA
- the ruvB gene encoding Holliday junction branch migration DNA helicase RuvB gives MNTNNPILTPEKRGEDLDAALRPQTLDDFTGQAEARANLKIFIEAAKNRGEALDHVLFVGPPGLGKTTLAQIMAKELGVNFRSTSGPVIAKAGDLAALLTNLEERDVLFIDEIHRLSPAVEEILYPAMEDFQLDLIIGEGPAARSVKIDLSKFTLVAATTRLGLLTTPLRDRFGIPVRLNFYTVEELESIVRRGARLLNLPMTEDGAREVARRARGTPRIAGRLLRRVRDFAEVARAEAVTRQIADEALTRLNVDNMGLDQLDMRYLSMIAVNFGGGPVGIETIAAGLSEPRDAIEDIIEPYMIQQGFIQRTPRGRVLTATAWKHLGMTPPKDLEAAQFRLTLEDD, from the coding sequence ATGAACACAAACAACCCGATCCTGACGCCGGAAAAGCGTGGCGAAGACCTGGACGCGGCGCTGCGCCCGCAGACGCTCGACGACTTTACCGGTCAGGCCGAGGCGCGCGCCAATCTGAAGATCTTCATCGAGGCGGCGAAGAACCGGGGCGAGGCACTGGACCATGTGCTCTTCGTTGGCCCTCCCGGTCTTGGCAAGACGACGCTCGCCCAGATCATGGCCAAGGAGCTCGGCGTCAACTTCCGCTCGACCTCCGGGCCCGTCATAGCCAAGGCCGGCGACCTCGCGGCCCTTCTGACCAATCTCGAAGAGCGCGACGTGCTCTTCATCGACGAAATCCATCGCCTGAGCCCCGCCGTCGAGGAAATCCTCTATCCGGCCATGGAGGATTTCCAGCTCGACCTGATCATCGGCGAAGGCCCGGCAGCCCGGTCGGTGAAGATCGACCTGTCGAAGTTCACGCTGGTGGCCGCAACCACGCGCCTCGGCCTTTTGACGACCCCGCTGCGCGACCGCTTCGGCATCCCTGTCAGGCTGAATTTCTACACCGTCGAGGAACTGGAATCGATTGTCCGTCGCGGCGCCCGGCTCCTCAACCTGCCGATGACCGAGGACGGCGCCCGTGAAGTCGCCCGCCGCGCGCGCGGCACGCCACGCATCGCCGGTCGCCTGCTCCGCCGCGTCCGCGACTTCGCCGAAGTCGCCCGCGCCGAGGCCGTCACTCGCCAGATCGCCGACGAAGCCCTGACGCGGCTCAATGTCGACAATATGGGCCTCGACCAGCTCGACATGCGCTACCTCTCGATGATCGCCGTCAACTTCGGCGGCGGCCCCGTCGGCATCGAAACCATCGCCGCAGGCCTGTCCGAACCGCGCGACGCGATTGAGGACATTATCGAGCCCTACATGATCCAGCAGGGCTTCATCCAGCGCACACCGCGTGGCCGCGTGTTGACGGCCACCGCTTGGAAGCACCTCGGTATGACCCCGCCCAAGGATCTCGAGGCCGCGCAATTCCGGCTGACGCTTGAGGATGACTGA
- a CDS encoding PIN domain-containing protein, translated as MTLVGLDTNIVIRLLTNDDPDQRRLALRFAEGLGKDYLAFLPLICVLELDWAMRSQLGYSRRDASAAIAKLLQVRGLTVESHDLVVKALRHVEQKNADFADALISARSLQEGCASIKTFDKRAASRVPGMELLA; from the coding sequence ATGACCCTGGTCGGCCTCGATACCAACATCGTTATCCGGCTTTTGACAAATGACGATCCTGACCAACGACGACTTGCCTTGCGTTTTGCCGAAGGGCTCGGGAAGGACTATCTCGCCTTTCTCCCACTGATCTGCGTATTGGAACTGGACTGGGCAATGCGCTCGCAACTCGGCTATTCGAGACGGGACGCATCAGCGGCCATCGCCAAGCTCCTGCAGGTTCGGGGACTGACGGTTGAAAGTCACGATTTGGTCGTCAAGGCGTTGCGACACGTCGAACAGAAAAACGCCGACTTTGCCGATGCCTTGATTTCGGCCCGATCTCTTCAAGAAGGCTGCGCCTCCATAAAGACCTTCGACAAACGCGCCGCCTCCCGCGTACCCGGCATGGAACTTCTCGCATGA
- a CDS encoding AbrB/MazE/SpoVT family DNA-binding domain-containing protein produces MKVWEATMSAKGQITIPKEMRELLKLNPGDQMVYSVVGGEIVITPKNIDMKDLAGFLGTPPNGRATLEEIDEAVIRTAGANALLTGGDDPSDIAA; encoded by the coding sequence ATGAAGGTCTGGGAAGCTACCATGTCGGCCAAGGGCCAGATCACTATTCCCAAGGAGATGCGTGAGCTTTTGAAGCTGAACCCAGGAGATCAGATGGTCTATAGCGTTGTCGGCGGAGAAATCGTCATCACGCCGAAGAACATCGACATGAAGGATCTGGCGGGTTTTCTGGGGACCCCGCCCAACGGGCGCGCGACATTGGAAGAGATCGACGAAGCGGTCATCCGGACGGCGGGCGCAAACGCGCTGCTCACCGGAGGCGACGATCCCTCGGACATCGCGGCATGA
- the ruvA gene encoding Holliday junction branch migration protein RuvA has translation MIGKLKGTIDEIGDDYVLVDVHGVCYVAHCSARTLSRIGSAGEAVVLFIETYVREDQLKLFGFMSALEREWFNLLQSVQGVGAKVALAVLSTLTPSELANAIALQDKAAISRAPGVGPKVALRLVTELKNKAPAFAGEAAANIGLKQELGEGVASAPVADAVSALTNLGYSRDQAANAIAAALKNGGEGADSAKLIRLGLKELSR, from the coding sequence ATGATCGGCAAACTCAAAGGCACCATCGACGAAATCGGCGACGATTACGTCCTCGTCGATGTCCACGGCGTCTGCTACGTCGCGCATTGCTCGGCCCGCACCCTGTCGCGCATCGGCTCTGCCGGTGAAGCCGTCGTCCTGTTCATCGAGACCTATGTGCGCGAAGACCAGCTGAAACTCTTCGGCTTCATGAGCGCGCTAGAGCGCGAGTGGTTCAACCTCTTGCAAAGCGTGCAAGGTGTCGGCGCCAAGGTGGCGCTCGCCGTCCTCTCGACGCTCACCCCGTCGGAACTGGCGAATGCGATCGCGCTACAGGACAAGGCTGCAATCTCCCGCGCACCCGGCGTCGGCCCGAAAGTCGCGCTGCGCCTCGTCACAGAACTGAAGAACAAGGCACCCGCCTTTGCCGGCGAGGCCGCCGCCAATATCGGCCTCAAGCAGGAACTTGGCGAAGGCGTAGCCTCCGCCCCCGTCGCCGATGCTGTCTCGGCGCTCACCAATCTCGGCTATTCCCGCGATCAGGCTGCAAACGCGATCGCAGCAGCCTTGAAGAACGGCGGCGAAGGGGCTGACAGCGCCAAGTTGATCCGGCTGGGGCTGAAGGAGCTGTCGCGGTGA
- a CDS encoding type II toxin-antitoxin system VapC family toxin has product MAVMVDTNVLVDVAVRDPIWLAWSRGQLMRLAKDEPLVINPIIYSEFSVRYSDRDEVEELLPPSDFHRENLPWAAAFAAGVAFRIYRRAGVGRDRVLPDFLIGAHAAIRNHKILTRDPKSYRTYFPDVPLISPETHPL; this is encoded by the coding sequence ATGGCTGTTATGGTCGACACCAACGTGCTGGTGGACGTCGCGGTGCGCGATCCAATATGGCTCGCCTGGTCGCGTGGCCAGTTGATGCGGCTGGCAAAAGACGAACCGCTTGTCATCAACCCGATCATCTATTCGGAGTTTTCGGTACGATATTCCGATCGCGATGAAGTCGAGGAATTGCTTCCGCCGTCAGATTTCCACCGGGAAAACCTGCCCTGGGCAGCCGCTTTCGCAGCCGGCGTGGCCTTTCGCATCTATCGCCGCGCCGGCGTAGGACGTGATCGGGTTCTCCCCGACTTCCTCATCGGCGCCCACGCCGCGATCCGCAATCACAAGATCCTGACAAGAGACCCCAAGAGCTATCGCACCTACTTTCCAGACGTGCCCCTCATCTCCCCCGAAACCCATCCCCTGTAA
- a CDS encoding AbrB/MazE/SpoVT family DNA-binding domain-containing protein, giving the protein MRVTSKGQVTIPRDLRELIGIEPNSEVVFTVEDGRLMLTPKNGAEAQQEKTRLAGLMEALARLEGTGDPEINADTLMQMTRDR; this is encoded by the coding sequence ATGCGTGTGACATCAAAAGGTCAGGTAACCATTCCCCGCGATCTGCGTGAACTCATAGGCATCGAGCCGAATTCCGAAGTCGTGTTTACCGTCGAGGACGGCCGCTTGATGCTGACGCCGAAAAATGGAGCCGAGGCCCAGCAAGAAAAGACGCGCTTGGCAGGCCTGATGGAAGCATTGGCGCGACTGGAAGGGACCGGCGATCCGGAAATCAATGCAGACACGCTGATGCAGATGACCAGGGATCGCTGA
- the ruvC gene encoding crossover junction endodeoxyribonuclease RuvC gives MTSTIRIIGIDPGLRRCGWGVIETLGNSLRFVASGTVTSDGDMDLASRLCQLHDGLAEVVHAYKPDEAAVEQTFVNKDAVATLKLGQARGIAMLVPARAGLPVAEYAPNAVKKAVIGVGHGEKAQIHMMLKILMPKAEFKGNDAADALAIAICHAHNRGGDRMRKVLASA, from the coding sequence ATGACTTCAACGATTCGCATCATCGGCATCGATCCGGGCCTTCGCCGCTGCGGCTGGGGCGTGATCGAGACACTCGGCAACTCGCTGCGGTTCGTCGCTTCGGGTACGGTCACCTCCGACGGAGACATGGACCTCGCATCGCGCCTTTGCCAGTTGCATGACGGATTGGCCGAAGTGGTCCATGCCTACAAACCCGACGAAGCGGCCGTCGAACAGACCTTCGTCAACAAGGACGCGGTGGCCACCCTGAAGCTCGGCCAGGCACGTGGGATCGCCATGCTGGTCCCTGCCCGCGCCGGTTTGCCGGTTGCCGAATATGCCCCGAATGCCGTGAAAAAAGCCGTCATCGGCGTCGGCCATGGCGAAAAGGCACAGATCCACATGATGCTGAAGATCCTGATGCCGAAGGCCGAATTCAAGGGCAATGACGCGGCCGATGCCCTCGCCATCGCCATCTGTCATGCCCATAATCGCGGCGGTGATCGCATGCGAAAGGTGCTGGCCTCCGCCTGA
- a CDS encoding LLM class flavin-dependent oxidoreductase, translated as MIPFSILDLSPIAEGHSVREALDASRRLAQVAEKNGYRRFWLAEHHGMPGIASAATALVISHVAAGTQTIRVGSGGIMLPNHSPLVIAEQFGTLEALYPGRIELGLGRAPGTDMRTARALRRNMEAGAESFPHDIIELQRLLGAPDEEAGLIAVPGMNSHVPIWLLGSSLYSAHLAAALGLPYAFASHFAPDQLLEAVEIYRERFQPSAGLQKPYVMVGVMAAIAETDAEASHLFTSAQQQFVNLRRNIRRAFPRPVDTMEGFWTEIERIGVEHTLRYSIVGSRETALDKLERFLAAVRPDEVIVSTPVHDLYARLRSVELFAGLRQGVEQTA; from the coding sequence ATGATCCCGTTTTCCATTCTCGACCTCTCCCCGATTGCCGAAGGGCATAGTGTGCGCGAAGCGCTTGATGCATCGCGGCGGCTTGCCCAGGTGGCGGAGAAAAACGGCTACCGTCGCTTCTGGCTTGCCGAACATCATGGCATGCCCGGTATCGCCAGCGCTGCAACCGCACTCGTCATTTCGCATGTCGCTGCCGGCACGCAGACGATCCGCGTCGGTTCGGGCGGCATCATGCTGCCCAATCACTCGCCGCTGGTGATCGCGGAACAGTTCGGAACGCTGGAGGCGCTTTATCCGGGGCGCATAGAGCTCGGTCTCGGTCGAGCTCCGGGCACCGACATGCGCACGGCGCGCGCCCTTCGCCGCAACATGGAAGCAGGCGCTGAGAGCTTCCCCCATGACATCATCGAATTGCAGCGGCTGCTCGGGGCTCCGGATGAAGAAGCCGGCTTGATCGCCGTGCCCGGCATGAACAGCCATGTGCCGATCTGGCTCCTCGGTTCCAGTCTCTACAGCGCGCATCTCGCCGCGGCGCTGGGGCTGCCTTATGCCTTCGCCTCGCATTTTGCGCCCGATCAGCTCCTCGAAGCCGTCGAGATCTATCGCGAACGCTTCCAGCCCTCGGCGGGCCTGCAGAAGCCGTACGTCATGGTCGGGGTCATGGCAGCCATCGCCGAAACGGATGCAGAGGCGTCGCACCTCTTCACCTCGGCACAGCAGCAGTTCGTCAATTTGCGACGCAACATCCGCCGGGCTTTTCCGCGTCCCGTCGACACAATGGAGGGTTTCTGGACCGAGATCGAGCGCATCGGGGTCGAACATACGCTGCGTTATTCCATCGTTGGGTCGCGGGAGACCGCATTGGACAAACTGGAGCGCTTCCTCGCGGCGGTCCGTCCCGACGAGGTGATCGTCTCGACGCCGGTGCATGACCTTTACGCCCGCCTACGGTCTGTCGAACTGTTTGCAGGTCTCAGACAGGGCGTCGAGCAGACGGCCTGA
- a CDS encoding methyl-accepting chemotaxis protein has protein sequence MTARIHSLSFKVIAVFLVLTFITVALLNVFAYRSSSALFGEQTEKAMTSMLTFRGDMLTEKLQALENQAASIAKIETLQQSMTGLKSGWNTISKSTGDAKAELQRVFVTENPNPPGEREKLLKPEGPSGFYYSTHETTQAQIGAYLEGTSFSDMLIADQNGNVIYSFRKGAAFGENLAEGSYAATNLGRVFQQSVQAAAAAVDDVVGVNFSGLSVGADPAAPDIYFAVPFVKLGGYKGSLMFQVKADVFENLLSKGIVAGSSQKAAILSGEGTGIALDASGKLTDIKADFTMSGDGVSVQSGERPEGAAMVYGRRIGFGDQSFVVTESLTTAELEAGSIRIATILFVTGLIALGVLAAATWVFTRRLFAPLERLVAFTGAVADGEIEHPVANQERRDEIGSMARALERFRLALIEQQRQSAERREERARAEEERRQRMEERDSEARTLQDVVETLDQGLDRLAAGDLAFRIESRFPADLEALRSNFNKAIETLSATLGGIGGNSVAVREGSEEMRAGADQLAERTERQAAAISQAATAIQEITGAVKVQIARAEEAERIARAARDDTAMSGHIMRDTIAAMEAIQGSSMEINKIVSVIDEIAFQTNLLALNAGVEAARAGESGKGFAVVAQEVRELAQRSSNAAKEIAGLLSKSRGEVDHGVKLVEKAGNALDGIGSHVLSINSHIAEIMESTREEAQTLVDINTSVNQLDAMTQQNAAMVEETTAAIHRLAGEAAEMDQRLGLFTLGAERSGSVRHAA, from the coding sequence ATGACAGCTCGCATCCACTCGCTTTCGTTCAAAGTCATTGCGGTCTTTCTCGTTCTGACTTTCATCACCGTCGCGCTCCTCAATGTCTTTGCCTATCGCAGCTCCAGTGCGCTGTTCGGCGAGCAGACCGAGAAGGCGATGACCAGCATGTTGACCTTCCGCGGCGACATGCTGACGGAGAAGCTCCAGGCCCTGGAAAACCAGGCGGCCTCCATCGCCAAGATCGAGACGCTGCAGCAGTCGATGACCGGACTGAAGAGCGGTTGGAACACGATCAGCAAAAGCACGGGCGACGCGAAAGCCGAACTGCAGCGGGTCTTCGTCACGGAAAATCCCAATCCGCCCGGCGAGCGCGAGAAGCTGCTGAAGCCTGAGGGTCCGAGTGGCTTCTACTATTCGACGCACGAGACCACGCAGGCCCAGATTGGAGCCTATCTCGAAGGCACGAGCTTCAGCGACATGCTAATCGCCGACCAGAACGGCAACGTCATCTACTCCTTCAGGAAGGGGGCTGCTTTCGGGGAAAATCTCGCGGAGGGAAGTTATGCCGCGACGAACCTCGGGCGCGTGTTCCAGCAGTCGGTGCAGGCGGCGGCAGCAGCGGTCGACGATGTCGTCGGCGTCAACTTCTCCGGCCTGTCGGTGGGGGCAGATCCGGCTGCCCCGGACATTTATTTCGCCGTACCCTTCGTCAAGCTCGGTGGTTACAAGGGCAGCCTGATGTTCCAGGTGAAGGCCGATGTCTTCGAGAACCTTCTGTCCAAGGGCATTGTCGCCGGAAGCAGCCAGAAGGCCGCCATTCTTTCAGGCGAGGGGACCGGGATCGCGCTTGATGCCTCCGGCAAACTCACCGACATCAAGGCTGATTTCACCATGTCGGGCGACGGCGTTTCCGTGCAGTCCGGCGAACGTCCCGAAGGTGCCGCCATGGTCTATGGCCGGCGCATCGGCTTCGGTGACCAGAGCTTCGTGGTGACGGAAAGCCTGACAACGGCCGAGCTCGAAGCCGGCTCGATCCGCATTGCGACGATCCTGTTCGTGACCGGCCTGATCGCGCTCGGCGTGCTTGCCGCCGCGACCTGGGTCTTTACGCGCCGATTGTTCGCGCCGCTTGAGCGCCTTGTCGCTTTTACTGGTGCTGTGGCCGATGGTGAAATCGAGCATCCCGTTGCGAACCAGGAGCGGCGCGACGAGATCGGCAGCATGGCGCGGGCGCTCGAACGCTTCCGCCTGGCGCTGATCGAGCAGCAGCGGCAATCTGCCGAGCGCCGGGAAGAACGGGCGCGCGCCGAAGAGGAACGCCGCCAGCGTATGGAAGAGCGCGACAGCGAAGCTCGAACCCTGCAGGACGTGGTCGAAACCCTCGATCAGGGGCTGGACAGGCTGGCCGCGGGCGATCTCGCCTTCCGCATCGAATCCCGTTTTCCGGCCGATCTCGAGGCGCTGCGTTCTAACTTCAACAAGGCGATCGAGACACTGAGCGCCACGCTTGGCGGTATCGGCGGTAATTCGGTCGCCGTCCGTGAAGGCTCCGAGGAGATGCGGGCGGGTGCCGACCAGCTCGCCGAACGGACCGAGCGGCAGGCGGCTGCGATCTCGCAGGCTGCCACGGCAATCCAGGAGATCACCGGTGCGGTCAAGGTACAGATCGCACGAGCGGAGGAAGCCGAACGGATCGCACGGGCCGCGCGGGACGATACCGCGATGTCCGGCCACATCATGCGCGATACCATAGCGGCGATGGAGGCGATCCAGGGATCATCGATGGAGATCAACAAGATCGTTTCGGTGATCGACGAGATCGCTTTCCAGACCAATCTGCTTGCGCTCAATGCCGGCGTCGAGGCGGCGCGTGCGGGCGAGAGCGGCAAGGGCTTCGCCGTTGTCGCGCAGGAGGTTCGCGAGCTCGCCCAGCGGTCGTCGAATGCGGCGAAGGAGATCGCCGGTCTGCTCTCCAAGTCACGCGGCGAGGTCGATCACGGCGTGAAGCTGGTCGAAAAGGCCGGCAATGCGCTTGATGGTATCGGCTCGCATGTGCTGTCGATCAACAGCCATATCGCCGAGATCATGGAGTCCACCCGTGAAGAGGCGCAAACGCTGGTCGACATCAACACCTCGGTGAACCAGCTCGATGCGATGACACAGCAGAATGCCGCCATGGTCGAGGAGACGACTGCCGCCATCCATCGTCTCGCGGGCGAGGCCGCGGAAATGGACCAGCGGCTCGGGCTGTTTACCCTGGGGGCCGAGCGCTCCGGCTCGGTGCGCCACGCCGCCTGA